CGGTCGCTTCTCCCCAAAAGATACTTGAGATTAACAAAGGTCAGATGGCTGTTGCCACAACAATGATTCGTCGAGAAGTCAATGAAAATGGGGTTCCATCAACATCACCAAAAACAGCCTCAATGCGGAAGTGATTCTCATGAAGAAGTCTATCGATTTCAGGCCGGCGATAGGCTCGAAGTGCGACCTCCACCCTCTTTTCCAGGCGCCCCTTTCTTTTAAAAATCCATTTTCCTAAGACACGATTGTTTTCCTCGTCCCATCTCTCCGATCGTTGCAGGATGAGATTCCCCCTTTTCATTCTGACGATTTTTCTCAAGTGGGTCTTTAACCAATCTCCGTTGACAATATCGAGATAAAGCCGCCCCCCCTTCCTCAGTGCTCGCCTCATTCCCTGAAGAACGACTTGATTCTCCCGGTCGTCAAAATAACCAAAAGAGGTAAAGATGCTGGTGACGGCATCAAACTTTTCAAAATAATCCAGCCGCCTCATATCACAGACGCGAAATCGTATCCGACGGCCTCTCCCTTTCTTTTGAGCCCGCCAAATCAGTTGTGGTGCGATGTCAATTCCCGTCACATCATATCCCCGGGCGGCGATCTGGATGGCATGTTCCCCGCTTCCACACCCCACATCAAGGAACCGTCCGCCGGGGAAGATTCGAAGGTGCCTCAACACGAAGTCAACCTCACGATTAATGTCTGAAGAGGTTCGAGGTCGAAACCTCTGGTAAGCCCCTACGAACAGCCGCTTCCACCAAGGAACTGCGCCTATGCTCATTGATGATTCCCCAACATTGCCTTCCAAATGGGAAGGGATTTTTTAGAGGGGACTCCTTTCTGGGAGGGGATTTTGAGATGAGCGGCGTTGATCAACAAAAAAAGAGTGATGACAATGGCTGTCAGAGTAGCCCATGAAATTTTTTTGACCCGATTTTCCCAATTGCCCCGCAAAAGTTTATCGACGATTTTTTCAAAGTATGTTTCTAAACGATTCATAAAAAAACAGTCCCTTCCTGTTTGGTCGTTTGGGAAAGTAGGGAATCATCTGCCTTTTCTAAGAGGAGTTCAGGTAAAACAGGGTTCGATCCAAAGCTTGTGGCTGTCCCAAAAGAGAGAGACAAGGAAAAAGATTTTTGATCGAGAGGTATTTCCTCCTCTTTGAGTCGTTCTTGAATCCTCTTGCCAAATTGAATGGCCCCCTCAGTGTCAGTCTCTGGTAGTGCCACGACAATTCGGTTTTCTTGAAAGACCGATGAAAAATCCATGATTCTTAAGTAACGTCGGATAAAAAGATTCATCCTCTCCATCAGTCGAGCTAAATCTTTTGTTTCCAGAGTGTGTAACAAAGTAGCATATTCCTTTACCTCAAAGATCAAGGCCGACAAATCCTGCTTGTATCGTCGTGTTCTTTCGGTTTCCATGTTGAGTCGCTGAAAGAATTCCTCCAGACTGCTGAATTGAAGGGTGTAGAGAGTAAAAAAAACACCTTTCTTATCCATCAGTTCTTTGAAAGAACCTTGCTCAACGATCTCTCCTTTTTGGAGGGTGATAATTTGGTCAAAAGACCTCACAGATGACAGGCGATGCGCGACAAAAACGATGGTCATTCTTTTTTTACATCGGTGAATTGTTTCTTGAATAACAAATTCACTCTCGGCATCCAAGGCATTTGTCGCTTCGTCCAGAATGAGAATTTTTGGTTTATGAAGGAGGGCCCTGGCAATCGCAATCCGCTGTCTTTGGCCTCCGGACAGGCCTTGGCCGGCCTGTTCTAAAAATGTGTCATACCTGTTCGGGAGTCTTTCAATAAAATCATGGGCCCCCGCCATTTTGGCTGCTTCGATTATTTCTGATTCTGTCGCTTGAGGGTTTCCATAGACAATATTTTCTCGGATCGTCCGTGAAAAGAGAGATATCTCCTGAAAAACGACACCGATCTTGTTTCTTAATAACTGAAGCTTGAGATCCTGGATACGGTGTCCGTTGATCAGAATAATCCCTTGAGAGGGGTCATAAAAACGGATCAGCAGATTAAAAAGGGTTGATTTTCCTGAACCGCTCTCTCCAACAATCGCCAGCGAAGAGTGGGGAGGGATTTGTAGAGTGAGGTTTTTAAGAATGGGGAAGGTTGGCTCATAAGAGAAAGAGACCTGTTTAAAGTCGATTGGCCCTTCCCCTGTCATAAAGCCTTCTTCTTGCTCCAGCGGGGTTTCAGATCGCTTTCTCTCCTCCTCCTTTATAAAAAGGTCATCTACGCGCCGCAGGGAGACGATACCTATCTTGAGTTGTGTATAAAGATTAGCCAACTGCCGAATTGGCTCCTCCATAAGGGGGAGATACCCTCCTAACGCAACCGCCTGACCGATCGAGAGCTTGCCTTGAATCACCTCATAACCGATGACCCAAAAGACAGCTGTTCCCCAAACTTGTAGGGTGATCGAGTTGGTAAATGTTGAAATGATGGAGATAATCTTCTCTTTCAGTCCCAACCGGACCCGGCTAAACAGCAGATGACTAAACTTGTGGGTCTCATCCTCTTCTCGGGAAAATGCCTTGATTGTCTTCAGATTCCCCAGTCGTTCCTGGAGCCCGTCGTAAATCGCTGAGTTTTTGAGTTGGATATCATTTTGAAGCTCACCGAGCCGACCGGCATAAAAGTGGGTTTCCAAGGCGTAAAGAGGCACGGCCGCCAAGGCGAGCAAGGATAAAATGGGATCGATGAGCAAAACCAGGGTCAGGAAGAGGATCCATTGAAACGAGGAAGCAAAGAGGACAGACAGCGTATTGACGATCATGCCAGCAGCAAGATCGGTATCATCCATGATGCGAACAGTTAAATCACCCAAATTGCTCTTTGACTGGGAATGGACGGGAAGACGAAGGATTTTTCCAAGGAGTTTTGACGAGAGACTCGCTGTGTATGTCTGATCGATATAGAGGTGGTTGTAATCGGTAGCCGAAGAGAAGAAAAATCGGACAAAATAGATTGCTAGTCCTGCTAGAAGGGTGGCGGTCAAGAGGGAGAGATTTCTCTGAACGTATGCGTAATCAAAGATCAGGATAGAGAGAAGAGGGGAAATCATCTCCAGAACAATCGAAAAAGCGTCTGAGAGGAAACTTACACTGAGCGGAAAAAAATACGGTCGGAGCTCTCGGGCGTATTTCCAGAACAGTTTGAGTTCGGAGGTGATGGGCATCACAGTTTCAAAGGCCAACCCAGTCTAGCATCATTGGCAGTAAATTCAAAGATTTAAACCATATTCTTTTCTTGTTGGAAAAGTAATCCTGATTCTCATAGAAGGGGAGCGTGCCAAAAATTCAGAAGCTCTCGGAGAGTCTCATTGCCAAGATCGCCGCTGGTGAGGTGATTGAGCGCCCTTATTCGGTTGTGAAGGAGCTCGTAGAAAATTCAATCGATGCCGGGGCAAAAAACATTGAGATCGGCATTGCCGAAGGAGGTCGGAAGGAGATCCGTGTTGCCGACGACGGTTGTGGGATGGGTCGCGATCAGGCGCTTTTGGCGATTGAACGGCATGCGACGAGCAAGCTTCACACCGAAGAAGATCTTTTCAAGATTCAGACGTTGGGGTTTCGTGGTGAGGCGTTGCCGTCGATTGCGGCGGTATCGATGATGACCCTGGAGAGTTCGGGAAGGGGGGAGGCAGCCAACCGGATCGAAGTTGAGGGGGGTAAGGTCCTTCAGATCGCCTCCTCAGCTCGCAACGGGGGCACAACAATCACCGTTAACAACCTCTTTTTTAATACACCGGCCCGGCTTAAATTCATGAAGTCTCGCGAAACGGAGTTTTCACACATCGCTCGATGGGTGGAACAGGTGGCACTGTCCCATCCGGAGATCGGTTTTGTGCTGACCCATCGGACCGGAGATATTGGTTCTGCACGAAGAGAGTTGCAGACCCAAGGCAGGGCTGAGACACGTGAACGGATTGGTGATCTCTTTGGCCCTGAGATTGAAAAATCGCTCCGACCGATCTCCTTTGGACGGGCTGGAATAGAACTGTGCGGTTATCTGGCAGACCATCAGGTAACCTCAACAACCCCACGAACCCTCTTCTTTTTTGTGAATGGCAGGATTGTTCGCGATCGAACACTGCAACA
This portion of the Deltaproteobacteria bacterium genome encodes:
- a CDS encoding class I SAM-dependent methyltransferase, giving the protein MSIGAVPWWKRLFVGAYQRFRPRTSSDINREVDFVLRHLRIFPGGRFLDVGCGSGEHAIQIAARGYDVTGIDIAPQLIWRAQKKGRGRRIRFRVCDMRRLDYFEKFDAVTSIFTSFGYFDDRENQVVLQGMRRALRKGGRLYLDIVNGDWLKTHLRKIVRMKRGNLILQRSERWDEENNRVLGKWIFKRKGRLEKRVEVALRAYRRPEIDRLLHENHFRIEAVFGDVDGTPFSLTSRRIIVVATAI
- a CDS encoding ATP-binding cassette domain-containing protein, which gives rise to MPITSELKLFWKYARELRPYFFPLSVSFLSDAFSIVLEMISPLLSILIFDYAYVQRNLSLLTATLLAGLAIYFVRFFFSSATDYNHLYIDQTYTASLSSKLLGKILRLPVHSQSKSNLGDLTVRIMDDTDLAAGMIVNTLSVLFASSFQWILFLTLVLLIDPILSLLALAAVPLYALETHFYAGRLGELQNDIQLKNSAIYDGLQERLGNLKTIKAFSREEDETHKFSHLLFSRVRLGLKEKIISIISTFTNSITLQVWGTAVFWVIGYEVIQGKLSIGQAVALGGYLPLMEEPIRQLANLYTQLKIGIVSLRRVDDLFIKEEERKRSETPLEQEEGFMTGEGPIDFKQVSFSYEPTFPILKNLTLQIPPHSSLAIVGESGSGKSTLFNLLIRFYDPSQGIILINGHRIQDLKLQLLRNKIGVVFQEISLFSRTIRENIVYGNPQATESEIIEAAKMAGAHDFIERLPNRYDTFLEQAGQGLSGGQRQRIAIARALLHKPKILILDEATNALDAESEFVIQETIHRCKKRMTIVFVAHRLSSVRSFDQIITLQKGEIVEQGSFKELMDKKGVFFTLYTLQFSSLEEFFQRLNMETERTRRYKQDLSALIFEVKEYATLLHTLETKDLARLMERMNLFIRRYLRIMDFSSVFQENRIVVALPETDTEGAIQFGKRIQERLKEEEIPLDQKSFSLSLSFGTATSFGSNPVLPELLLEKADDSLLSQTTKQEGTVFL